Proteins encoded by one window of Candidatus Binatia bacterium:
- a CDS encoding acyl-CoA dehydrogenase family protein: protein MDLSYTPEQEAFRRQVRKWIKANLPAREKDAQPLESADPTRIQHYKDWQRKLFEAGYVAMGWPKEYGGRAADVVQQAIVNEELLLARAPGLIGMMGILMVGPTLIQFGTEEQRRRHLRKILTAEDIWCQGYSEPGSGSDLASLKTRAELVGDEFIVNGQKVWTTNAQFADWMFCLVRTDPEASKHRGISYLLINMKTAGITVRPLIQMTGEGGFNEVFFEDVRVPRQHLVGELNQGWLVANATLQHERNMLGSTIRTQQMLNGVLRLARQRLRYGRPAADDPVLRQRLADLLIRVEAMKYHAYRQLTDSIKKRPPGIGASVNKLVSTELNHALAAMALEIMGSYGFLGRASRRVIDRGVWPIEFMYTLGLIIGGGTSQIQKNIISERGLGMPRH from the coding sequence ATGGATCTGTCTTACACCCCTGAGCAAGAAGCGTTTCGCCGTCAGGTGCGCAAGTGGATCAAGGCGAACCTGCCGGCGCGTGAAAAAGACGCCCAACCGCTCGAGTCGGCTGATCCCACGCGCATCCAGCATTACAAAGATTGGCAGCGAAAGCTCTTTGAGGCTGGTTACGTCGCCATGGGCTGGCCGAAGGAATACGGCGGCCGGGCCGCCGATGTCGTGCAGCAGGCCATCGTCAACGAAGAGCTGCTGCTCGCACGCGCGCCCGGTCTGATCGGCATGATGGGTATCCTGATGGTGGGGCCGACGCTGATCCAATTCGGTACGGAGGAACAACGCCGCCGCCATCTGCGGAAGATTCTCACCGCCGAAGACATCTGGTGCCAGGGATACTCAGAGCCGGGATCAGGGTCGGATCTCGCCTCGCTGAAAACGCGCGCTGAGTTGGTAGGCGACGAATTCATCGTCAATGGCCAGAAGGTGTGGACCACCAATGCGCAGTTCGCCGACTGGATGTTCTGCCTGGTCCGCACCGATCCCGAGGCATCCAAGCACCGCGGCATTTCGTACTTGCTCATCAACATGAAAACAGCGGGGATCACGGTGCGGCCGTTGATCCAGATGACCGGCGAGGGCGGCTTCAACGAGGTGTTCTTCGAAGACGTGCGCGTGCCGCGCCAGCATCTCGTCGGTGAACTGAATCAAGGCTGGCTGGTGGCCAACGCCACGCTGCAGCACGAACGCAACATGCTCGGCTCAACCATCCGCACGCAACAGATGTTGAACGGGGTGCTGCGTCTGGCGCGGCAGCGGCTGCGCTACGGCCGGCCAGCTGCCGACGACCCGGTCTTACGACAGCGCCTCGCTGATCTCCTGATTCGCGTCGAAGCCATGAAGTATCATGCCTATCGACAGTTGACTGACAGCATCAAGAAGCGGCCACCGGGCATCGGCGCGTCGGTGAACAAGCTCGTGTCGACCGAGTTGAACCATGCCCTCGCCGCGATGGCACTCGAGATCATGGGCTCGTACGGCTTCCTGGGTCGCGCCTCGCGCCGGGTCATCGATCGCGGCGTCTGGCCGATCGAATTCATGTACACTCTCGGCCTGATCATCGGCGGCGGCACTTCGCAGATCCAGAAGAACATCATCAGCGAGCGTGGCCTGGGCATGCCGAGGCACTAA
- a CDS encoding acyl-CoA dehydrogenase family protein, whose protein sequence is MDFGLSEEQELLQQSARNFLAHECPTALVRDVMREGDGFPRTLYDKIARMGWTGLIVPEAVGGLGLSMLDLAVLAEEMGRAALPGPFFSSSVLAAMSLIASSARSHKREWLPRLARGDAVGTLAFLEESDRLDAAGIAARCAKTRNGYRLNGTKLFVTDAHVADFIVAAFRGRGTGEAGVTLFVIPRDTPGISVSPLSNVDQTRRPCEVVFRNVDLPSSARLADDGAGWKVLSRVMDAACVVLAADSLGGAQRALEMSVEYSKVRQQFGRPVGSFQALKHMAAEMVSDIEPARSLVWYAAYAFDHERRGASRAASMAKARLSDVYCRTTNHAVQMHGGIGFTWEHDLHFWFKRAKWNETAFGDATFHRERVAQLAGL, encoded by the coding sequence ATGGACTTCGGACTTTCAGAAGAGCAGGAATTGCTGCAACAGAGCGCCCGGAATTTCTTGGCGCACGAGTGCCCGACAGCCTTGGTCCGCGACGTGATGCGTGAGGGCGACGGGTTTCCACGCACCCTGTACGACAAGATTGCGCGCATGGGGTGGACAGGCTTGATTGTGCCGGAAGCAGTCGGTGGTCTCGGCCTGAGTATGCTCGACCTGGCGGTGCTGGCGGAGGAGATGGGACGCGCGGCGCTGCCTGGGCCTTTCTTCTCCTCATCGGTGCTGGCGGCCATGAGCCTGATTGCCAGCAGCGCACGCAGCCACAAGCGGGAGTGGTTGCCACGCCTCGCGCGTGGCGATGCGGTCGGCACGCTGGCCTTTCTGGAAGAGAGCGATCGGCTCGACGCAGCGGGGATTGCCGCCCGCTGCGCCAAGACGCGCAACGGCTACCGTCTCAATGGCACCAAACTTTTCGTCACCGACGCGCACGTCGCCGATTTCATCGTGGCGGCGTTCCGCGGCCGTGGCACTGGCGAGGCGGGGGTGACGCTGTTTGTGATCCCGCGCGACACGCCGGGGATTTCGGTCAGCCCGTTATCAAACGTCGATCAAACACGGCGGCCATGCGAGGTGGTGTTCCGCAACGTCGACCTGCCCTCGAGCGCTCGCCTGGCGGATGACGGCGCGGGTTGGAAGGTGTTGAGTCGGGTAATGGATGCCGCTTGCGTGGTACTCGCCGCCGACAGCCTCGGAGGTGCGCAACGCGCTCTGGAGATGAGTGTCGAATACTCCAAGGTGCGTCAGCAGTTCGGGCGGCCCGTCGGTTCCTTCCAAGCCTTGAAGCACATGGCGGCCGAGATGGTGAGCGACATCGAGCCGGCGCGATCGCTGGTGTGGTATGCCGCCTATGCCTTCGACCACGAACGGCGTGGCGCCTCGCGCGCCGCCTCGATGGCCAAGGCACGGCTCAGCGACGTCTATTGTCGTACCACCAACCATGCCGTCCAGATGCACGGCGGCATCGGCTTCACCTGGGAGCACGACCTGCACTTCTGGTTCAAGCGCGCCAAGTGGAACGAGACGGCCTTCGGCGACGCGACTTTCCACCGCGAGCGGGTCGCGCAACTCGCGGGATTGTGA
- a CDS encoding dockerin type I domain-containing protein, whose translation MLLVALISVPVARVAAAAPGDANCDGRVNGDDLSILAAAVFSDAPLACAAADANGDGRIESADFISLVEIIEKPLPAGPVLTYVGLAGANGAPFDPLGLIDGVPVFFSGAGSGLYLVIEGRTGLSGVAPGLVTFLSDPHNPAQRPDLQIESSNALGDSGRPVCGSGVPAVNPPDFGLTQTVADALNLLACNFVSATAPGSACTQNQFGDNAFVGVGTQVQFCMQVPLALAFPLGDTLLSVQLRDQNGNLGPLQQLIVRVAPGLPPSTFTPTLTPTPVPPTATATPQPTLSPTRTPTVVPTLTPTRTSTATRAPSSTPATPSPSPSQAPTATRTPTRPSPTRTRTATVTPSPTPTTTPSPTASPTPPIGPVVTFFGLTNSDDTLVPSSGTNADGLAVFRYSGSFGFHIVVEGKPSPNGVGVDLLNLLTITTYQPDRTGFPDLQIEASNPLGNGSPAVCDRSGPGAGGVPAIWPPNFDPTQQNINSVNDLACRFVDGEGKPAGRSALDACVQDSINGIGTGVYGYADPSSSKIEFCSLVDTPDQFPQGDTVLTVRLRDTDRNVGAPAQIVVHIGP comes from the coding sequence GTGCTGCTTGTGGCCTTGATCAGCGTTCCGGTTGCGAGGGTTGCGGCGGCGGCCCCCGGGGACGCGAACTGCGACGGCAGGGTCAATGGAGATGACCTGTCCATACTGGCGGCCGCCGTGTTCAGCGATGCTCCGCTGGCTTGTGCGGCGGCGGACGCGAACGGTGACGGTAGGATCGAGAGCGCAGACTTCATCTCCCTCGTCGAGATCATCGAGAAGCCTCTGCCAGCTGGTCCCGTCCTCACATATGTCGGGCTGGCCGGTGCGAACGGGGCCCCGTTCGACCCGCTGGGACTGATCGATGGAGTCCCTGTGTTCTTCAGCGGCGCCGGCTCGGGTTTATACCTGGTAATCGAAGGCCGGACAGGCTTGAGCGGCGTTGCCCCCGGTCTCGTAACGTTTCTCTCGGATCCCCATAATCCTGCGCAACGGCCGGATCTCCAGATCGAGAGCAGCAACGCACTGGGTGATAGCGGTCGCCCGGTCTGCGGTAGCGGCGTGCCGGCGGTGAACCCTCCGGATTTCGGGCTGACACAGACGGTGGCTGACGCATTGAACCTTCTGGCCTGCAATTTCGTGTCGGCCACTGCGCCCGGCTCTGCTTGCACGCAGAACCAATTTGGCGACAACGCCTTCGTCGGTGTCGGAACGCAGGTGCAGTTTTGTATGCAGGTTCCTCTGGCGCTGGCGTTTCCACTGGGCGATACGCTGCTGAGCGTGCAGCTGCGTGACCAGAACGGCAACCTCGGCCCGCTGCAGCAACTCATCGTCCGCGTCGCACCCGGCCTCCCGCCATCGACCTTCACGCCGACGCTCACTCCGACCCCTGTGCCGCCAACTGCTACCGCCACCCCTCAACCGACGCTCAGTCCGACACGTACGCCCACGGTCGTCCCAACATTGACGCCGACGCGAACCTCGACGGCGACCCGTGCGCCGTCATCCACGCCGGCAACACCGAGTCCGTCCCCGAGCCAGGCACCGACGGCGACGCGGACCCCCACACGCCCTTCACCGACGCGAACCCGTACCGCAACTGTTACGCCGTCGCCGACACCAACGACAACCCCGTCACCCACGGCGAGCCCAACGCCGCCGATTGGGCCGGTGGTGACGTTCTTCGGGCTCACCAATTCTGATGACACGTTGGTTCCGTCCAGTGGTACGAATGCGGATGGGCTCGCCGTTTTTCGGTATTCGGGCTCCTTCGGGTTCCACATTGTCGTCGAGGGGAAGCCAAGCCCGAATGGCGTGGGCGTGGACCTCTTGAACCTACTAACCATAACCACCTATCAACCTGATCGCACAGGTTTTCCCGATCTGCAGATTGAGGCCTCGAACCCGCTGGGCAACGGGAGCCCAGCCGTGTGTGACCGTTCCGGGCCTGGTGCAGGGGGTGTTCCGGCCATCTGGCCCCCAAATTTCGATCCGACGCAACAGAATATCAACAGCGTCAATGACCTTGCCTGTCGCTTCGTCGATGGCGAGGGAAAGCCCGCCGGCCGGTCTGCGCTCGACGCCTGCGTGCAGGACTCCATCAACGGAATCGGCACCGGAGTGTACGGCTACGCGGATCCGTCCAGTAGTAAGATCGAATTCTGTTCGCTGGTCGATACGCCGGATCAATTCCCGCAGGGGGACACGGTGTTGACCGTGCGTTTGCGAGACACCGACCGCAACGTCGGCGCGCCGGCGCAGATTGTGGTCCACATCGGTCCGTAG
- a CDS encoding TolC family protein, which produces MEWESRNLRTGTNQTAGPCRRSSLPLFGAAIAIASLLSSTRSLAEALGVDDCVRLALARSPAVHAAGFDIDAAAARVNAARAAYVPRLLAEGEYGHSEGFDEVITNGGSTAALLTLQATLLDGGLRDAQFAAARARLQSAKAIEQQRRADVALAVRSAYFAALAARAETGIHRDNARMLRDYVALLQRQEDLGLAFHTDVLRAQLAVETARSARRASAAQLATARSQLNALSGIEGTAESLIEPQAMPLAAATGAMIDASPVMADAWATVEAARRESDAVRSERRAHMTLTASGGALGVRPAPTFRDHGGGQFLLGFTVPLYDGGGTAARVAAAAAAAKSTEANLEQSRQAITVALARAAAEARRAQGDVAAWQRAIPKAEDNFQLLRARYFGGGNVRLLEVLDALTQYVDARLNVPRALFAYRVAIATREQILGAVPQ; this is translated from the coding sequence ATGGAATGGGAAAGTCGAAACCTGCGGACTGGAACCAATCAGACGGCGGGGCCGTGCCGTCGTTCGTCCCTGCCGCTCTTCGGCGCGGCCATCGCCATCGCCAGTCTGCTCTCTTCCACGCGATCTCTCGCTGAGGCCCTCGGCGTCGACGATTGTGTCCGCCTGGCTCTGGCGCGTTCACCTGCGGTGCACGCGGCCGGGTTCGACATCGATGCCGCGGCCGCGCGGGTGAACGCGGCACGCGCGGCGTATGTGCCGCGCCTGCTGGCCGAAGGCGAGTACGGTCACTCTGAGGGCTTCGACGAAGTCATCACCAATGGAGGCAGTACGGCCGCGCTGCTGACGCTCCAAGCGACGCTGCTCGACGGCGGCCTGCGTGACGCGCAGTTTGCGGCGGCGCGGGCACGGCTGCAATCGGCGAAGGCGATCGAGCAGCAGCGGCGTGCCGACGTTGCGCTGGCCGTGAGGTCAGCATATTTCGCCGCCCTCGCCGCCCGCGCCGAAACCGGGATTCACCGCGACAACGCCCGTATGCTGCGCGACTACGTAGCGTTATTGCAGCGGCAGGAAGACCTCGGCCTGGCGTTTCATACCGATGTGCTCCGCGCGCAACTCGCCGTGGAAACGGCGCGGAGCGCACGACGCGCCAGCGCCGCGCAACTTGCCACCGCCCGGAGTCAGTTGAACGCGCTCTCCGGTATCGAAGGAACCGCCGAGTCCCTCATTGAGCCTCAGGCCATGCCGCTGGCTGCAGCGACCGGCGCGATGATCGACGCGAGCCCGGTGATGGCCGATGCGTGGGCCACGGTCGAGGCTGCTCGACGGGAAAGCGACGCCGTACGCAGTGAGCGGCGCGCACACATGACGCTCACCGCCAGTGGTGGGGCCCTCGGGGTGCGGCCGGCACCGACGTTCCGCGACCATGGCGGCGGGCAATTCCTGCTTGGCTTCACCGTGCCCTTATATGATGGCGGTGGCACCGCCGCCCGTGTCGCCGCCGCCGCGGCTGCTGCCAAAAGCACGGAGGCCAATCTCGAGCAATCACGGCAGGCAATCACGGTTGCGCTGGCGCGCGCCGCTGCCGAGGCGCGTCGCGCCCAGGGCGATGTGGCGGCGTGGCAGCGCGCCATTCCCAAGGCCGAGGACAATTTTCAGCTCCTGCGCGCGCGTTACTTCGGCGGCGGCAATGTACGGCTGCTGGAAGTGCTTGACGCCCTGACTCAGTACGTCGATGCCCGACTCAACGTGCCGCGAGCGTTGTTCGCGTATCGCGTCGCCATCGCCACGCGGGAGCAGATCCTCGGAGCGGTGCCGCAATGA
- a CDS encoding helix-turn-helix domain-containing protein has translation MTRRVWLTPALESELEWLAGEAPPNVARHARIVLGRARGMSIPAIADAVGVHPNTVRNCVRRFEANGLHGLLHAGVGKPKNIAFSEAVRDEIARVAMHSPGSATESHAYWSLRRLRAHLYRRGVVQAISVEGLRQLLRGLPLPAAYWRRAGRPVGPLSNEMKRALESLAQGPRRDRSLRAHIVLASGRGLNEMEIAAALHVGRGTVRRWLRRFRRFGILGLHTLPRQAVLTPDIQHAIVRVATSDPRQYGVARDDWSLHTLHAALLRQRVVGSVSIQQLRHILAEAGVELSGIPPAAFPYRSPATG, from the coding sequence ATGACGCGCCGGGTGTGGCTTACGCCAGCCTTAGAGTCGGAGTTGGAGTGGCTTGCAGGTGAGGCACCGCCGAATGTGGCACGCCACGCACGTATCGTGCTGGGCCGTGCGCGCGGCATGTCGATTCCCGCCATCGCCGATGCGGTAGGAGTACACCCCAACACGGTGCGGAATTGCGTGCGGCGCTTCGAGGCCAACGGCCTGCACGGCTTGCTCCATGCGGGAGTTGGCAAACCGAAGAACATCGCCTTTTCGGAAGCCGTGCGCGATGAAATCGCCCGGGTGGCGATGCACTCTCCGGGCAGCGCCACCGAATCGCATGCCTACTGGTCGCTTCGCCGACTGCGTGCCCATCTCTACCGTCGCGGTGTGGTGCAGGCGATCAGCGTCGAAGGCTTGCGACAGTTGTTGCGAGGGTTGCCGCTGCCGGCGGCGTATTGGCGGCGCGCTGGCCGGCCCGTCGGCCCGCTCAGTAATGAGATGAAGCGGGCGCTCGAGAGCCTCGCGCAGGGACCGCGCCGGGACCGGAGTCTGCGTGCGCACATTGTTTTGGCGAGTGGCCGCGGACTGAACGAAATGGAAATCGCCGCCGCCCTGCATGTGGGGCGGGGCACCGTTCGTCGGTGGCTCAGACGGTTCCGCCGGTTCGGGATTCTCGGTTTGCACACCCTACCTCGTCAAGCCGTGCTGACGCCGGACATCCAGCACGCCATCGTCCGCGTCGCGACGTCCGATCCGCGGCAATACGGTGTTGCCCGAGACGACTGGTCCTTGCACACGCTGCACGCCGCGCTGCTGCGACAACGCGTCGTAGGCAGTGTCAGCATCCAACAGCTACGCCACATCTTAGCAGAGGCCGGGGTGGAGCTGTCCGGGATACCGCCAGCAGCATTCCCGTATCGATCACCGGCAACTGGTTAG
- a CDS encoding VTT domain-containing protein, protein MLRTLISARPSRRFVFFVALVAATGAIALARARTDLPLTPNTVRDAIRGWGTVAPLIFTGAFVLRPFIFFPSTLLFLAGGLAFGVAWGTFYAAAGATIGAVIGFTIARIFGRDFVREQFGDRLPDLQQSRWGFGLVALLNLIPIVPMTAINYGAGLSSMELLPFTVATATGLSPRAFAYSFFGHSLLDIRSKEFLLAAALLLALLVIPLIVQRQVARRGKRQTVPRNA, encoded by the coding sequence GTGCTTCGCACCCTAATTTCGGCGCGCCCGTCGAGGCGGTTTGTGTTCTTTGTGGCCCTGGTGGCTGCGACCGGTGCGATTGCCCTGGCGCGTGCCCGCACCGACCTTCCCTTGACCCCGAACACGGTGCGGGATGCGATTCGCGGCTGGGGAACCGTGGCGCCGCTGATTTTCACGGGCGCCTTTGTCCTGAGGCCCTTCATCTTCTTCCCTTCAACCTTGCTCTTTCTGGCAGGCGGCTTGGCCTTCGGCGTCGCCTGGGGCACCTTCTATGCCGCAGCCGGCGCCACGATCGGCGCCGTGATCGGCTTCACCATCGCCCGCATTTTCGGCCGTGACTTCGTGCGAGAGCAATTCGGCGACCGCTTGCCCGATCTGCAGCAGTCACGTTGGGGGTTCGGCTTGGTGGCACTCCTGAACCTCATTCCCATCGTGCCGATGACCGCCATCAACTACGGCGCCGGTCTCTCCAGCATGGAGTTGCTGCCGTTCACGGTGGCGACGGCAACGGGACTCAGCCCCCGCGCGTTCGCCTACAGCTTTTTCGGCCACTCGCTGCTCGACATCAGATCGAAGGAATTCCTTCTCGCGGCTGCTCTCCTGCTGGCCTTGTTGGTCATTCCGCTGATCGTGCAGCGACAGGTGGCCAGGCGGGGCAAACGGCAAACGGTGCCGCGCAACGCCTAG
- a CDS encoding HlyD family efflux transporter periplasmic adaptor subunit produces MKMCTPVAGCLGVLLSFAAASCHPATEPPEPEQAAPIRVQVAPVRRAEIADVLAVTGETAALSVLRLASPVAGRVTLLTVRPGDQLAAGEVAARVIPLENEAAVHGFALLEGVGAFSLREQEAARRLGKALSVRDIPLRASFPAMVAERLRNPGEHVVQNDVLLELFDPRSLYVIAQVPVDAAARVTTGLPVQVHSAGSTTAGQVAALVTSLTPQTLTVPVRISLAAPLQPPLLHAAVECRITVARHLEALIIPRSSLASSIATDSGTVVVAVNGLTQQRAVQLGLRTPTEVEVTQGLSAGDLILTQEPYALPDGTRIEAAVTDGDPAPSHPTADDAGPPHRS; encoded by the coding sequence ATGAAGATGTGCACCCCCGTCGCAGGTTGTCTCGGCGTTCTTCTGAGCTTCGCGGCCGCGAGTTGTCACCCAGCGACAGAGCCGCCCGAACCAGAGCAAGCTGCGCCCATCCGCGTCCAGGTTGCCCCGGTGCGCCGGGCCGAGATCGCCGACGTCCTGGCAGTAACGGGCGAGACGGCAGCCCTCTCGGTGCTGCGCTTGGCCTCGCCCGTGGCTGGACGGGTGACCCTGCTGACGGTGCGCCCCGGCGATCAGTTGGCCGCGGGCGAGGTGGCCGCACGTGTCATCCCGCTTGAGAACGAAGCAGCCGTACATGGCTTTGCGTTGCTCGAAGGCGTCGGCGCATTCAGCCTGCGGGAGCAAGAGGCCGCCCGCAGGTTAGGCAAGGCGCTCAGCGTGCGGGACATTCCGTTGCGCGCATCGTTTCCAGCAATGGTTGCCGAGCGCCTGCGCAATCCCGGTGAACACGTAGTGCAGAATGACGTCTTGCTGGAGCTCTTCGATCCGCGTTCCTTGTACGTCATTGCGCAGGTGCCGGTTGACGCGGCCGCTCGGGTCACCACGGGTTTGCCGGTTCAGGTCCACAGCGCCGGCAGCACGACTGCTGGGCAGGTCGCCGCCCTCGTGACCTCGTTAACGCCGCAGACGCTTACGGTGCCGGTGCGGATCTCCCTGGCAGCCCCATTGCAGCCGCCGCTCCTGCACGCCGCGGTCGAATGCCGGATCACCGTGGCGCGTCACCTAGAGGCCTTGATCATTCCGCGGTCGTCACTGGCCTCTTCCATTGCAACCGATAGCGGCACGGTCGTGGTTGCGGTCAACGGCCTGACGCAGCAGCGCGCGGTTCAGCTAGGTTTGCGGACACCGACAGAGGTCGAAGTCACCCAGGGTCTCTCCGCCGGTGATCTGATCCTCACCCAAGAGCCGTATGCCTTACCGGACGGTACCCGCATCGAGGCTGCCGTGACCGACGGAGATCCCGCACCATCCCACCCGACCGCAGATGACGCTGGGCCACCTCATCGCTCGTAA
- a CDS encoding SDR family NAD(P)-dependent oxidoreductase, giving the protein MMKLAGRVALVTGAGSGLGREIALTFAREGAKVAINDIRRDSAEGVAQEIRAAGGEAMTLIADVSDSVEVRAIFEQLIEAWTTVDILVNNAGIAVVSDEVKSNFGRVLAEVLSGGRPTTSVGATRTMLDSQWRRTLSIHLDGTFYCTREALKIMEPKGAGKIINMASVAGTAGLPTSPDYSAAKAGIIGFTKAVAREVIGRGIYVNAIAPGFIDTPLLDMMDETMKRMVALQSPIGRLGTPPEVAAVALYLASDDSSYTVGQVISPNGGYYM; this is encoded by the coding sequence ATGATGAAACTGGCAGGGCGGGTGGCGCTGGTCACAGGAGCCGGATCTGGACTGGGGCGTGAGATCGCGCTGACGTTTGCGCGGGAGGGTGCCAAAGTTGCAATCAACGATATCCGTCGCGACAGTGCCGAGGGCGTGGCGCAAGAGATCCGGGCGGCGGGCGGCGAAGCGATGACCTTGATCGCGGACGTCTCCGACAGTGTCGAGGTGCGTGCCATCTTCGAACAGCTGATCGAGGCATGGACCACCGTCGATATTCTGGTGAACAACGCCGGCATCGCGGTGGTGAGCGACGAAGTGAAAAGCAATTTCGGGCGCGTGTTGGCGGAGGTGTTGAGCGGTGGCCGCCCCACGACTTCGGTGGGCGCCACCCGAACGATGCTCGATTCGCAGTGGCGGCGGACGCTGTCGATTCACCTCGACGGCACCTTCTACTGTACCCGTGAAGCCCTGAAGATCATGGAGCCGAAAGGTGCGGGAAAGATCATCAACATGGCCTCGGTTGCCGGCACCGCCGGCTTGCCGACCTCGCCCGACTACTCGGCCGCCAAGGCGGGAATCATCGGCTTCACCAAGGCCGTGGCCCGCGAGGTTATCGGCCGGGGGATCTACGTCAACGCGATTGCCCCTGGATTCATCGACACGCCGCTCCTCGACATGATGGACGAGACGATGAAACGGATGGTGGCACTGCAGTCGCCTATTGGCCGACTCGGCACCCCGCCGGAAGTGGCGGCGGTGGCATTGTACCTCGCCAGCGACGACTCCAGCTATACCGTGGGCCAGGTGATCTCGCCCAACGGCGGCTATTATATGTGA